ATTTCCTCGCCGCATCACGTCAGAGTGACGATGTGTGACCCACAGCGTCAAGGGGCGCCCGCCATCTGGGAGATCAATCACGGACGGCCGCGCCCAGCGCCGCGATGACATCGGCCTTCCGGGGCTGCCCGGAGGCACGGCGCACGATCGCGCCGTCCGCGTCGAGCACCAGCACCGTGGGAGTGCGCAGCACGTTCAGGTGGCGTACGAGGTCCAGGTGGTCCTCCGCGTCGATCTCGACATGGGCCACCCCCTCGACCATGCCTGCGACCTCGGCGAGGGTGCGCCGGGTGGCCCGGCAGGGCTGGCAGAAGGCGCTGGAGAACTGCAGCAGGGTGGCCCGCTCCCCCAGCTCCGCACCGATCTCGGCGGCACCGAGCCGCCCTCCGTCGTCCCGCTTGTGCACCATCGGCCTTTCCTTATGGCGTCGGTGCCACCTGCCGAAGCGCTCGCCGCCGCGAGCACCGCAAGGCACACCATGTGTCCAGTCATCGACGGGTGCAGCATTCACGGCACCGCAAAGATTCCCCGGCCCCGCACGGCCGGGGCTGCGGGAGGGGGAGGCATGGCTTCCGGCCCTTCGCGGTGAGGGGACCGGCCGGTTACGTCGTGGGGCCGCAGCGGCCGGGCCGCACGGCCACCGGCTGCGTGCTCGCGGCGGTCCTTCTCCACGCCGCCTTCGGCTGCTGCCCGGGGTGCGCGAGGTATCTTCTGCTGCGGAGACGGCCGCTGAGCCAATCTCCACGTGACAAGAATCTCCCGGCCCTGGCGGTCGACGCGCTGGCCGCCACGGCCGACATCGGGCACGATCTCCCGAAAGTCGCAGTTACGGCTGCGTAGGTTTCCGCCGGGAGAACCCTCCCCAGGCGTGGAAAAGGGGTCCTCCGGACAATGGCAGAGCTCGTCTATCCGCCGGTGATCGGCGCCGCCCGCACTCTCTTCAAGGCGCTCGATCTGAAATTCGACATCGCCGGGACGGACCACATTCCGCGCCGCGGCGGGGCGGTTCTGGTGAGCAATCACATCGGGTACCTGGACTTCGTCTTCGCCGGGCTGACGGCCCGTCCCGCCAAGCGGCTGGTGCGCTTCATGGCGAAGGAGTCGGTGTTCCGGCACAAGGTGTCCGGCCCGCTGATGCGCGCGATGAAGCACATCCCCGTGGACCGGGCGCAGGGGATGCACGCCTACAAGCACGCGCTGTCCGCCCTGCGTTCGGGCGAAATCATCGGGGTGTTCCCCGAGGCGACGATCTCCGAGTCCTTCACCCTGAAGACCTTCAAGTCCGGTGCGGTGCGGCTGGCCCAGGAGGCCGGGGTGCCGCTGCTGCCGGTGGCGCTGTGGGGCACCCAGCGGCTGTGGACCAAGGGCCACAAGCGCGATCTGGGCCGGAACCACCTGCCGATAACGATCCGGGTGGGCGAGCCGATGGAGGCCGATCCGGCCGAGCAGGCCGAGAAGATCACCGACCGGCTGCGGGCCCGGGTGCAGGACCTGCTGGAGGCGGCGCAGCGCGCCTACCCCGTACGTCCCAAGGACGCCGAGGACACCTGGTGGATGCCGGCCCACCTCGGCGGCACGGCACCCGCCGCGCCCGGGACCGCCGGATAGCGAAACCCGGCGGCCGGAGCGGCCCGCCGGGTCCGGCCGCCCCGCGCCCGGGCCTCAGGGGGTCCAGATGTCGCCGATCTCGATGCGGGCGCCGGGGCAGGCCTTCTGCAGCGTCTCGGCCAGTTCGGCGCCCGCGGCGCTCAGCGCGTCGAGGGGCATGGGGGCCATCCGCTCCAGCAGGAAGAGGGCGCTGACCGAGTCCTCGGTCAGGCGGGTGCGTACCCCCTGCCGCCAGTTCCAGCGGCGGCAGGTGACGCCCTCGTCGTCACACCAGACCACCTCGCCCGCCTCGGGGTGCTCGACGGTCTCGGCGCCGCCGGCCGCGGTCACGAAGGGCTCGTCGCCGGTCGCCCGCACGAGCCGCATACCGCCCTGGATGCGGTCCAGGTCCTCGCCGCCCACGGGGATGAGGTGGGCGACGCTGAGGGCGTTGTAGAGGTCGACGAGGCGGTTGATGCGGGGCAGACCGCCGTCCGCGAGCGCCCGCCTGGCCAGCGCCTCGGCGGAGTTGCGGGTGCGCGACGGCTTGCTGCCGAAGGCGGTGTACGCGGCGCGCCAGGCGGCGAGGTGTGGATCGTCCTGCGGGGCGCGGCCGTCCAGACGCCCGGCGAGGCGGCGGGTGGCCTCGTCCAGGAGCGCCGCGCCGGCCTCGTCACTGGGCCCGTTGGTCAGACCGTGGGCTTCGACGGCGAGGTAGCCGAAACCGGGTGCCAGGTCCCGCACCTCGTCGGAGACATGCAGGCGACGGGTCGTGCCGGAGACGTGCGAAGAGCTGGGCATCGGGGCCGTTCCTCAGAGATCGGTGGGGAGCATCTGCCAGAGGTGAGGCCGGTCGACGGCCTCCTGGAGGCATTGCAGCACGGTCGGGTGTGGTTCAGCAAATAGCACCGGGTAGTCCA
This portion of the Streptomyces sp. 2114.4 genome encodes:
- a CDS encoding 1-acyl-sn-glycerol-3-phosphate acyltransferase, translating into MAELVYPPVIGAARTLFKALDLKFDIAGTDHIPRRGGAVLVSNHIGYLDFVFAGLTARPAKRLVRFMAKESVFRHKVSGPLMRAMKHIPVDRAQGMHAYKHALSALRSGEIIGVFPEATISESFTLKTFKSGAVRLAQEAGVPLLPVALWGTQRLWTKGHKRDLGRNHLPITIRVGEPMEADPAEQAEKITDRLRARVQDLLEAAQRAYPVRPKDAEDTWWMPAHLGGTAPAAPGTAG
- a CDS encoding B3/4 domain-containing protein is translated as MPSSSHVSGTTRRLHVSDEVRDLAPGFGYLAVEAHGLTNGPSDEAGAALLDEATRRLAGRLDGRAPQDDPHLAAWRAAYTAFGSKPSRTRNSAEALARRALADGGLPRINRLVDLYNALSVAHLIPVGGEDLDRIQGGMRLVRATGDEPFVTAAGGAETVEHPEAGEVVWCDDEGVTCRRWNWRQGVRTRLTEDSVSALFLLERMAPMPLDALSAAGAELAETLQKACPGARIEIGDIWTP